From the genome of Natrinema marinum:
CTCGTAACGCTGTTTCAGGGCGCGCAGACGCGAGCAGCCGCGGTCGACCGCCCGCCAGAGCGGACGAAGCGCTACGTCCACGACTACATCGACGACACGCTGCGGAGGGACGGCTCGAGCGATTCGGCGTCGACCCGCTCGGACGGGGGGACGGAGGCCGGCAGATGAGCCTTTTGGACCGACTGTCCGCGGTGTTCAAGGGTCGCGAGGAGTTCGACCTCACGTCGGGTGACATCGCGCGGCCGCTGTTCTATCTCTCTTTGCCGATCATCGTGACGAACCTGCTGCAGACGGCCTACAACCTCATCGACACGTTCTGGCTCGGCCAGTACAGCACGGAGGCGCTAGCGGCGATCAGCTTCGCGTTCCCGATGGTGTTCCTACTGATCTCAGTCGGCCTGGGACTGTCGACCGCCGGGAGCGTTCTCGTCGCCCAGTACATCGGGGCGGACGAGGAGAGCGAGGCGGAGTACGCCGCCTCTCAGACGGTGGCGCTGTCGCTGCTCGGTGCGATGGTCCTGGGCCTCGTCGGCTACGTCTCGGTCGAGCAACTGCTCGGGCTCCTCGGCGCGTCGGCGGACGTACAACCGCTTGCGACCGAGTACATGCAGGTCATCTCGCTCGGGATGCCCTTCATGTTCGGCTTCTTCGTCTTCATCGCGCTGATGAGAGGCTACGGGGATACGGTCACGCCGATGCTGGTGATGTTCGGCTCGGTCCTCCTCAACGTCGTCCTCGACCCGTTCCTGATCTTCGGCTGGGGGCCGTTCCCCAGACTTGGGATCGAGGGCGCGGCGATCGCGACGGTCTTCTCTCGCGCCCTGGCGATCGTCGTGGGCCTCGCGATCATGTTCCGCGGGACGAGGGGCGTTCGCATCCGTCTCGGACAGATGCGACCGGACCTCGCGTTCGCGAAGAAGCTCGTCGCCATCGGCTTCCCGGCGTCGATCGAAGGGATGGGACGAGCGCTGTCGATCAACCTGCTGTTAGTGATCGTCGGCTTCTTCCCGACGTACGTCGTCGCCGCCTACGGGATCGGGACCCGCGTGTTCTCGGTCATCTTTCTGCCGGCGATCGCGGTCGCCCGCGGCGTCGAGACGATGACCGGTCAGAACGTGGGTGCCGGCAAACCGGACCGCGCGAAGGCCGCCGCCGACTTCGCCGCTCGCACCATGTTCGTCGTCCTCGGGGCGCTCGGCGTCGTGGCGTGGGTCGGCGCGCGGCCGATCACCGCGGCGTTCACCGACGACCCCGCGGTCATCGAAGTCGGCGTCACGTTTCTCCGGTACGTCGCGCCCTCCTTTGGCTTCATCGGCGTGATGCGAGCCTACAACGGCAGCTTCCGGGGAACCGGGAAGACGCTCACCGCGGCCGCCATCGT
Proteins encoded in this window:
- a CDS encoding MATE family efflux transporter; translation: MSLLDRLSAVFKGREEFDLTSGDIARPLFYLSLPIIVTNLLQTAYNLIDTFWLGQYSTEALAAISFAFPMVFLLISVGLGLSTAGSVLVAQYIGADEESEAEYAASQTVALSLLGAMVLGLVGYVSVEQLLGLLGASADVQPLATEYMQVISLGMPFMFGFFVFIALMRGYGDTVTPMLVMFGSVLLNVVLDPFLIFGWGPFPRLGIEGAAIATVFSRALAIVVGLAIMFRGTRGVRIRLGQMRPDLAFAKKLVAIGFPASIEGMGRALSINLLLVIVGFFPTYVVAAYGIGTRVFSVIFLPAIAVARGVETMTGQNVGAGKPDRAKAAADFAARTMFVVLGALGVVAWVGARPITAAFTDDPAVIEVGVTFLRYVAPSFGFIGVMRAYNGSFRGTGKTLTAAAIVLVIYGLVRLPAAYGLSQTALEYRGIWLAFAVSNAIGAALAYGWYRRGTWQNVDVTEGPAGPPVGDDIEPSTDD